The region CCGCTGCCGGGAGTGCACCACGACGTTCGAGGTCGACCGGCCGATGGCCGCCGCCTCGGACCCAGCGGACTGCCCGCACGGGCACGCCGACACCGTCAAGCTGCTCTCGACGGTCGCGCTCGGCGGCCGGGCCGGCGGCGCCGGCGCACCCCGGCCCGCGATGGCGCCCGCCGGCGGCGGGGGCTGCTGCGGCGGCGGTTGCTGCGGCTGACGCGTTTCCCCTGGTCAGCGGGGGTTGTGCGCGTGGAACCTCGTGAGAACGAGGTTCCACGCGCACAGGTCAGGCCAGGACGACCTTCCCCAGCTCCGCCGGTGAGGCGAGGAGCGGGTGGGTCGGCAGGACCCGGACGGTGTACCCGGTGAGGCCCGCGTGCGGCAGCGGGACGACCGCCTCGAAGCGCTCCCCCTCGCCGTCCGGCCCGACGTGCTTCATCGCCACCCGCACGGTGTCCTCGAGCTCGTCGGTCTCGTGGACCCGCCCGACGACGGCCTCGACGATCACGTCGTCCGGCGCGAGCCCGGCG is a window of Pseudonocardia sp. T1-2H DNA encoding:
- a CDS encoding FmdB family zinc ribbon protein; amino-acid sequence: MPRYEFRCRECTTTFEVDRPMAAASDPADCPHGHADTVKLLSTVALGGRAGGAGAPRPAMAPAGGGGCCGGGCCG